A genomic stretch from Kogia breviceps isolate mKogBre1 chromosome 1, mKogBre1 haplotype 1, whole genome shotgun sequence includes:
- the CLSPN gene encoding claspin isoform X1: protein MTGEVVSEVHLEINDSKLISQEEADSPSDSGQGSCETVGLLSEQDSDEEIFVSKKLKSKKVLQESDSEREGPNASPEKTTYDNIEEEDKENLHAGKNGKVRRIYRTLVNSDESDIEESLCQENLETQVTPCLELSLQSENSVDFTVDRKISRKPIHDKEGIGGKAKVKSKRRLEKEERKMEKIRQLKKKETKNEEDDVKRLFNDSGCLLVDKDLFETGLEEENNSPLEDEESLESIRAAVKNKVKKHKKKEPSLESEVYSFEEETELSKGTTRKERKAAKLSKEALKKLHSETQRLIRESALNLPYHMPENKTVHEFFKRKPRPTCHGNAMALLKSSKYQASHHKEITDTENTTEINSDHHSKDSEQRTGAGYEMEINALPAVSKEPQITTGSDESCSKDLTGSEELEIPEKQEQSDARPSPGDILVAQQECSFLGNKDSEEYQAGGLVAPEPCALEEGEGLKKTEEADEKVEEPRQQTKSAAVVPPEKVRRFTVDRLKQLGVDVFIQPRLGADKDSFVILEEPETNRELEALKQRFWKHANPAAKPRAGQKVNVNIIVKDVGTDGKEELKADTVPVTLAAEKLDGASHTKPGEKLQVLKAKLQEAMKLRRSEERQKRQALLKLDNEDGFEEEEEEEEEMTDQSEEDGEEEGEEALEEEEAKEEEEEGEEALEEEEAKEEEEEEEGNQEIAEFLLDSEEIETKDEKEMDKENNDGNGETGKSVGLLSVPKPLLSDCFLLFKDNSSKMTYSASEEKSEIDENSGKRLSKLDEDDSCSLLTKESSHNSSFELIGSTIPSYQPCNRQTGRGTSLFPTAGGFRSPSPGLFRASLVSSASKSSGKLSEPSLPIEDSQDLYNASPEPKTLFLGAGDFQFCLEDDTQSQLLDADGFLNVRNHRNQYQALKPRLPLASMDENAMDANMDELLDLCTGKFTSQAEKPLSRKSDKKENMEELLDLCSGKFTSQDVSTLAPSELNKQEKESSLGDPMEEALALCSGSFPTDREEEGEEEEFGDFQLVPNDNEFDSDEDEHSDSDSEDPALEDHEDDDEEDLLQQSEKLKRQMRLKKYLEDEAEVSGSDVGSEDEYDGEELDEYEEDVIDELLPSDEELQSQIKKIHMKTMLDDDKRQLRLYQERYLADGDLHSDGPGRMRKFRWKNIDDASQMDLFHRDSDDDQTEEQLDETEARWRKERIEREQWLRDQAQQGKIAAEEEEEIGEDSQFMMLAKKVTAKALQKNVSRTVVIQESESLFRNPFEATKPGIDNQLKMGSLLNQPKAVLQKLAALSDLNPSAPRNSRNFVFHTLSPVKAEAAKESSKPRVRRRGPSLMTSPSPKRLKTDDSTSGSKQSIFRYLES, encoded by the exons ATGACGGGCGAAGTGGTTTCCGAG GTTCACCTAGAAATCAATGATTCGAAACTCATTTCACAAGAAGAAGCAGATAGTCCTTCAGACAGTGGACAGGGCAGCTGTGAAACAGTTGGGCTCTTGAGTGAACAAG ATTcagatgaagagatatttgtGAGTAAGAAATTGAAAAGCAAGAAGGTGCTACAAGAGAGTGATTCTGAACGAGAGGGCCCAAATGCCTCTCCAGAGAAAACTACCTATGACAATATAGAGGAGGAAGATAAGGAGAACTTACAtgctggaaaaaatggaaaagtcaGAAGGATTTACAGAACTCTGGTGAACAGTGATGAGAGTGACATCGAGGAGTCTTTGTGTCAGGAAAATCTTGAAACCCAAGTGACACCTTGCTTAGAGCTGAGTCTCCAATCTGAAAACTCTGTGGATTTTACAGTTGACAGAAAGATTTCCAGAAAACCCATACATGATAAAGAAGGAATTGGaggaaaagcaaaagtaaaatcaAAGCGAAGActtgagaaagaggagagaaagatggagaaaattAGGCagctgaaaaagaaggaaacaaaaaatgag GAAGATGATGTGAAACGGCTATTTAATGACAGTGGCTGTCTACTTGTGGATAAAGACCTTTTTGAAACTGGGTTGGAGGAGGAAAATAACTCTCCATTAGAAGATGAAGAGTCATTAGAATCGATAAGGGCAGCtgtgaaaaacaaagtaaaaaagcaCAAG AAAAAGGAACCATCTTTGGAGAGTGAGGTCTATTCATTTgaagaagaaactgagttatCAAAAGGCACAACGAGGAAG gaaagaaaggcagccaagTTAAGTaaggaagcattaaaaaaattgcaTAGTGAGACTCAGCGCCTTATTCGAG agtCTGCACTTAATCTTCCATATCATATGCCTGAGAATAAAACTGTTCATGAATTCTTCAAACGTAAACCCCGGCCCACTTGCCACGGAAATGCCATGGCACTACTGAA GTCATCTAAGTATCAGGCAAGCCATCACAAAGAAATCACAGACACTGAAAATACAACTGAGATAAATAGTGACCACCATAGCAAAGATTCTGAGCAGAGAACAGGTGCAGGATATGAAATGGAAATTAATGCACTCCCTGCAGTTTCAAAGGAACCCCAGATCACTACTGGATCAGATGAGTCTTGCAGTAAGGATTTGACAGGAAGTGAAGAGCTAGAAATTCCTGAGAAACAGGAGCAGAGTGATGCTAGACCTTCACCTGGGGACATCTTGGTGGCACAACAGGAATGCAGCTTCCTTGGGAATAAGGACAGTGAGGAGTATCAGGCTGGAGGGCTTGTGGCACCTGAACCTTGTGCCCTGGAGGAAGGAGAAGGcctgaaaaaaacagaagaagcaGATGAGAAGGTGGAAGAGCCCAGGCAGCAAACTAAATCAGCAGCAGTGGTGCCACCTGAAAAAGTGAGGAGGTTCACTGTGGATAGACTGAAGCAACTGGGAGTAGATGTTTTCATTCAACCTCGGCTGGGTGCTGACAAAGATTCTTTTGTGATACTTGAAGAACCTGAAACCAACAGAG AACTGGAAGCCTTGAAGCAGCGTTTCTGGAAGCATGCTAATCCAGCAGCCAAACCCAGGGCTGGTCAGAAGGTGAATGTGAACATCATAGTGAAAGATGTGGGCACTGATGGAAAGGAAGAGCTCAAGGCAGATACGGTACCTGTGACTTTGGCAGCTGAGAAGCTGGATGGAGCAAGCCACACAAAACCAG GGGAAAAGCTTCAGGTGCTGAAAGCTAAGCTGCAAGAAGCAATGAAACTTCGAAGGTCTGAGGAGCGCCAAAAGCGCCAAGCACTACTTAAGTTAGATAATGAAGATGGAtttgaagaagaggaggaggaggaggaagaaatgaCGGATCAGTCCGAGGAAGAcggagaagaggagggagaggaagctttggaggaagaagaggcgaaagaggaggaagaggagggagaggaagctttggaggaagaagaggcgaaagaggaggaagaggaggaagaaggcaaTCAGGAG ATTGCAGAATTCCTTCTTGATAGTGAAGAAATAGAAAccaaagatgagaaagaaatggataaagaaaacaatgaTGGCAATGGTGAAACTGGCAAGTCAGTTGGCCTTCTCTCTGTCCCCAAGCCTCTCTTGTCAGATTGCTTCCTTCTATTTAAGGACAACTCTTCCAAGATGAC TTACTCCGCTAgtgaagaaaaatcagaaatagatgaaaactCAGGCAAAAGACTTAGCAAACTAG atgAAGATGATTCATGCTCATTACTGACAAAGGAGAGCAGCCACAATAGCAGCTTTGAGCTGATAGGCTCCACAATTCCATCCTATCAGCCTTGCAACAGACAAACAGGCCGTGGGACCAGTCTTTTCCCTACGGCAGGAGGATTCAGATCTCCTTCCCCTGGACTATTTCGAGCCAGTTTGGTCAGCTCAGCTTCTAAG AGTTCAGGAAAGCTGTCTGAGCCTTCACTTCCCATAGAGGATTCCCAGGATCTGTATAACGCCTCCCCAGAGCCTAAGACACTTTTCCTAGGAGCAGGAGACTTCCAGTTCTGTTTAGAAGATGACACTCAGAGCCAACTCTTGGATGCAGATGG GTTCTTAAATGTGAGAAACCACAGGAATCAGTACCAAGCTTTGAAGCCTCGATTGCCATTGGCCAGTATGGATGAGAACGCCATGGACGCCAACATGGATGAGCTGTTGGATTTGTGTACAGGAAAGTTCACATCTCAGGCTGAAAAACCTCTGTCCAGGAAGAGCGACAAGAAAGAGAACATGGAGGAACTTCTGGATCTTTGTTCAGGAAAGTTTACTTCTCAGG ATGTCTCTACTCTGGCTCCATCAGAGTTAAATAAGCAGGAGAAGGAGAGCAGTCTGGGTGATCCAATGGAAGAAGCACTTGCTCTTTGCTCAGGCTCTTTCCCAACAGACAG gGAAGAAGAAGGTGAAGAGGAGGAATTTGGAGACTTTCAGCTTGTCCCAAATGATAATGAGTTTGATAGTGATGAG GATGAACACAGTGACTCTGACAGTGAAGACCCAGCACTAGAAGACcatgaagatgatgatgaggaAGACCTCCTGCAGCAATCCGAGAAGTTGAAAAGGCAAAT GAGATTGAAGAAATACCTGGAGGATGAGGCAGAGGTGTCAGGGAGTGACGTGGGAAGTGAAGATGAGTATGATGGGGAAGAGCTTGATGAATATGAAGAGGATGTAATTGATGAATTACTTCCTTCTGATGAGGAACTGCAGAGTCAAATCAAGAAAATACACAT GAAAACAATGTTGGATGATGATAAGCGACAGTTACGTTTGTACCAAGAAAGGTACCTTGCTGATGGGGACCTGCACAGTGATGGTCCTGGACGAATGAGGAAATTCCGATGGAAAAACATAG ATGATGCTTCCCAGATGGACTTGTTCCACAGAGACTCTGATGACGATCAGACTGAAGAACAGCTTGATGAGACGGAAGCCAGATGGAGGAAGGAGCGAATTGAACGAGAGCAGTGGCTTCGGGACCAG gcACAGCAGGGGAAAATTGCAgctgaagaagaagaggagattgGGGAAGATAGTCAGTTTATGATGCTGGCCAAGAAAGTTACAGCCAAAGCTCTGCAGAAGAATG tCAGTCGCACTGTGGTTATTCAAGAATCAGAGTCTTTATTCAGAAATCCTTTTGAAGCCACCAAACCGGGAATTGACAACCAG CTGAAGATGGGCTCACTGCTAAACCAGCCCAAAGCTGTGCTTCAGAAACTGGCTGCCCTGTCCGACCTCAACCCTAGTGCTCCCCGAAATTCAAGAAACTTTGTCTTCCACACACTTTCTCCCGTCAAGGCTGAGGCAGCAAAGGAATCATCTAAGCCTCGG GTAAGGAGAAGGGGTCCGTCTTTAATGACATCCCCTTCACCTAAGCGCCTCAAAACAGATGATAGCACTTCAGGATCGAAGCAAAGCATCTTCAGATACTTGGAAAGCTAA
- the CLSPN gene encoding claspin isoform X2, which yields MTGEVVSEVHLEINDSKLISQEEADSPSDSGQGSCETVGLLSEQDSDEEIFVSKKLKSKKVLQESDSEREGPNASPEKTTYDNIEEEDKENLHAGKNGKVRRIYRTLVNSDESDIEESLCQENLETQVTPCLELSLQSENSVDFTVDRKISRKPIHDKEGIGGKAKVKSKRRLEKEERKMEKIRQLKKKETKNEEDDVKRLFNDSGCLLVDKDLFETGLEEENNSPLEDEESLESIRAAVKNKVKKHKKKEPSLESEVYSFEEETELSKGTTRKERKAAKLSKEALKKLHSETQRLIRESALNLPYHMPENKTVHEFFKRKPRPTCHGNAMALLKSSKYQASHHKEITDTENTTEINSDHHSKDSEQRTGAGYEMEINALPAVSKEPQITTGSDESCSKDLTGSEELEIPEKQEQSDARPSPGDILVAQQECSFLGNKDSEEYQAGGLVAPEPCALEEGEGLKKTEEADEKVEEPRQQTKSAAVVPPEKVRRFTVDRLKQLGVDVFIQPRLGADKDSFVILEEPETNRGEKLQVLKAKLQEAMKLRRSEERQKRQALLKLDNEDGFEEEEEEEEEMTDQSEEDGEEEGEEALEEEEAKEEEEEGEEALEEEEAKEEEEEEEGNQEIAEFLLDSEEIETKDEKEMDKENNDGNGETGKSVGLLSVPKPLLSDCFLLFKDNSSKMTYSASEEKSEIDENSGKRLSKLDEDDSCSLLTKESSHNSSFELIGSTIPSYQPCNRQTGRGTSLFPTAGGFRSPSPGLFRASLVSSASKSSGKLSEPSLPIEDSQDLYNASPEPKTLFLGAGDFQFCLEDDTQSQLLDADGFLNVRNHRNQYQALKPRLPLASMDENAMDANMDELLDLCTGKFTSQAEKPLSRKSDKKENMEELLDLCSGKFTSQDVSTLAPSELNKQEKESSLGDPMEEALALCSGSFPTDREEEGEEEEFGDFQLVPNDNEFDSDEDEHSDSDSEDPALEDHEDDDEEDLLQQSEKLKRQMRLKKYLEDEAEVSGSDVGSEDEYDGEELDEYEEDVIDELLPSDEELQSQIKKIHMKTMLDDDKRQLRLYQERYLADGDLHSDGPGRMRKFRWKNIDDASQMDLFHRDSDDDQTEEQLDETEARWRKERIEREQWLRDQAQQGKIAAEEEEEIGEDSQFMMLAKKVTAKALQKNVSRTVVIQESESLFRNPFEATKPGIDNQLKMGSLLNQPKAVLQKLAALSDLNPSAPRNSRNFVFHTLSPVKAEAAKESSKPRVRRRGPSLMTSPSPKRLKTDDSTSGSKQSIFRYLES from the exons ATGACGGGCGAAGTGGTTTCCGAG GTTCACCTAGAAATCAATGATTCGAAACTCATTTCACAAGAAGAAGCAGATAGTCCTTCAGACAGTGGACAGGGCAGCTGTGAAACAGTTGGGCTCTTGAGTGAACAAG ATTcagatgaagagatatttgtGAGTAAGAAATTGAAAAGCAAGAAGGTGCTACAAGAGAGTGATTCTGAACGAGAGGGCCCAAATGCCTCTCCAGAGAAAACTACCTATGACAATATAGAGGAGGAAGATAAGGAGAACTTACAtgctggaaaaaatggaaaagtcaGAAGGATTTACAGAACTCTGGTGAACAGTGATGAGAGTGACATCGAGGAGTCTTTGTGTCAGGAAAATCTTGAAACCCAAGTGACACCTTGCTTAGAGCTGAGTCTCCAATCTGAAAACTCTGTGGATTTTACAGTTGACAGAAAGATTTCCAGAAAACCCATACATGATAAAGAAGGAATTGGaggaaaagcaaaagtaaaatcaAAGCGAAGActtgagaaagaggagagaaagatggagaaaattAGGCagctgaaaaagaaggaaacaaaaaatgag GAAGATGATGTGAAACGGCTATTTAATGACAGTGGCTGTCTACTTGTGGATAAAGACCTTTTTGAAACTGGGTTGGAGGAGGAAAATAACTCTCCATTAGAAGATGAAGAGTCATTAGAATCGATAAGGGCAGCtgtgaaaaacaaagtaaaaaagcaCAAG AAAAAGGAACCATCTTTGGAGAGTGAGGTCTATTCATTTgaagaagaaactgagttatCAAAAGGCACAACGAGGAAG gaaagaaaggcagccaagTTAAGTaaggaagcattaaaaaaattgcaTAGTGAGACTCAGCGCCTTATTCGAG agtCTGCACTTAATCTTCCATATCATATGCCTGAGAATAAAACTGTTCATGAATTCTTCAAACGTAAACCCCGGCCCACTTGCCACGGAAATGCCATGGCACTACTGAA GTCATCTAAGTATCAGGCAAGCCATCACAAAGAAATCACAGACACTGAAAATACAACTGAGATAAATAGTGACCACCATAGCAAAGATTCTGAGCAGAGAACAGGTGCAGGATATGAAATGGAAATTAATGCACTCCCTGCAGTTTCAAAGGAACCCCAGATCACTACTGGATCAGATGAGTCTTGCAGTAAGGATTTGACAGGAAGTGAAGAGCTAGAAATTCCTGAGAAACAGGAGCAGAGTGATGCTAGACCTTCACCTGGGGACATCTTGGTGGCACAACAGGAATGCAGCTTCCTTGGGAATAAGGACAGTGAGGAGTATCAGGCTGGAGGGCTTGTGGCACCTGAACCTTGTGCCCTGGAGGAAGGAGAAGGcctgaaaaaaacagaagaagcaGATGAGAAGGTGGAAGAGCCCAGGCAGCAAACTAAATCAGCAGCAGTGGTGCCACCTGAAAAAGTGAGGAGGTTCACTGTGGATAGACTGAAGCAACTGGGAGTAGATGTTTTCATTCAACCTCGGCTGGGTGCTGACAAAGATTCTTTTGTGATACTTGAAGAACCTGAAACCAACAGAG GGGAAAAGCTTCAGGTGCTGAAAGCTAAGCTGCAAGAAGCAATGAAACTTCGAAGGTCTGAGGAGCGCCAAAAGCGCCAAGCACTACTTAAGTTAGATAATGAAGATGGAtttgaagaagaggaggaggaggaggaagaaatgaCGGATCAGTCCGAGGAAGAcggagaagaggagggagaggaagctttggaggaagaagaggcgaaagaggaggaagaggagggagaggaagctttggaggaagaagaggcgaaagaggaggaagaggaggaagaaggcaaTCAGGAG ATTGCAGAATTCCTTCTTGATAGTGAAGAAATAGAAAccaaagatgagaaagaaatggataaagaaaacaatgaTGGCAATGGTGAAACTGGCAAGTCAGTTGGCCTTCTCTCTGTCCCCAAGCCTCTCTTGTCAGATTGCTTCCTTCTATTTAAGGACAACTCTTCCAAGATGAC TTACTCCGCTAgtgaagaaaaatcagaaatagatgaaaactCAGGCAAAAGACTTAGCAAACTAG atgAAGATGATTCATGCTCATTACTGACAAAGGAGAGCAGCCACAATAGCAGCTTTGAGCTGATAGGCTCCACAATTCCATCCTATCAGCCTTGCAACAGACAAACAGGCCGTGGGACCAGTCTTTTCCCTACGGCAGGAGGATTCAGATCTCCTTCCCCTGGACTATTTCGAGCCAGTTTGGTCAGCTCAGCTTCTAAG AGTTCAGGAAAGCTGTCTGAGCCTTCACTTCCCATAGAGGATTCCCAGGATCTGTATAACGCCTCCCCAGAGCCTAAGACACTTTTCCTAGGAGCAGGAGACTTCCAGTTCTGTTTAGAAGATGACACTCAGAGCCAACTCTTGGATGCAGATGG GTTCTTAAATGTGAGAAACCACAGGAATCAGTACCAAGCTTTGAAGCCTCGATTGCCATTGGCCAGTATGGATGAGAACGCCATGGACGCCAACATGGATGAGCTGTTGGATTTGTGTACAGGAAAGTTCACATCTCAGGCTGAAAAACCTCTGTCCAGGAAGAGCGACAAGAAAGAGAACATGGAGGAACTTCTGGATCTTTGTTCAGGAAAGTTTACTTCTCAGG ATGTCTCTACTCTGGCTCCATCAGAGTTAAATAAGCAGGAGAAGGAGAGCAGTCTGGGTGATCCAATGGAAGAAGCACTTGCTCTTTGCTCAGGCTCTTTCCCAACAGACAG gGAAGAAGAAGGTGAAGAGGAGGAATTTGGAGACTTTCAGCTTGTCCCAAATGATAATGAGTTTGATAGTGATGAG GATGAACACAGTGACTCTGACAGTGAAGACCCAGCACTAGAAGACcatgaagatgatgatgaggaAGACCTCCTGCAGCAATCCGAGAAGTTGAAAAGGCAAAT GAGATTGAAGAAATACCTGGAGGATGAGGCAGAGGTGTCAGGGAGTGACGTGGGAAGTGAAGATGAGTATGATGGGGAAGAGCTTGATGAATATGAAGAGGATGTAATTGATGAATTACTTCCTTCTGATGAGGAACTGCAGAGTCAAATCAAGAAAATACACAT GAAAACAATGTTGGATGATGATAAGCGACAGTTACGTTTGTACCAAGAAAGGTACCTTGCTGATGGGGACCTGCACAGTGATGGTCCTGGACGAATGAGGAAATTCCGATGGAAAAACATAG ATGATGCTTCCCAGATGGACTTGTTCCACAGAGACTCTGATGACGATCAGACTGAAGAACAGCTTGATGAGACGGAAGCCAGATGGAGGAAGGAGCGAATTGAACGAGAGCAGTGGCTTCGGGACCAG gcACAGCAGGGGAAAATTGCAgctgaagaagaagaggagattgGGGAAGATAGTCAGTTTATGATGCTGGCCAAGAAAGTTACAGCCAAAGCTCTGCAGAAGAATG tCAGTCGCACTGTGGTTATTCAAGAATCAGAGTCTTTATTCAGAAATCCTTTTGAAGCCACCAAACCGGGAATTGACAACCAG CTGAAGATGGGCTCACTGCTAAACCAGCCCAAAGCTGTGCTTCAGAAACTGGCTGCCCTGTCCGACCTCAACCCTAGTGCTCCCCGAAATTCAAGAAACTTTGTCTTCCACACACTTTCTCCCGTCAAGGCTGAGGCAGCAAAGGAATCATCTAAGCCTCGG GTAAGGAGAAGGGGTCCGTCTTTAATGACATCCCCTTCACCTAAGCGCCTCAAAACAGATGATAGCACTTCAGGATCGAAGCAAAGCATCTTCAGATACTTGGAAAGCTAA